From Nicotiana tabacum cultivar K326 chromosome 15, ASM71507v2, whole genome shotgun sequence, the proteins below share one genomic window:
- the LOC142169925 gene encoding F-box/LRR-repeat protein At3g03360-like — protein sequence MEETFCLLPLLSEYEQNNNNCYSSHIDIVMEDRLSQLPDEILVSILSQLTLREAVRASSLSSRWRYLWMHVTRLNFDVISKFPYKTRTNSDFLKKERLRNINCINQVLNLHTSHTLEEFNLCFPFENSFKYEIDKWLKLASSKKFESLKLFLPVKYWLKHDRYSIPIELLNHGSGDASLFGFGALKSLTLESIDVCNQVANLFLSNCPLLEQLSIRYSRVLKHLEIGPSLKLKHLEIYLCEIDYLEICNANLISFSFMGTEETNLRLENVSSVVNLQLKVFHGSLLRPVDLITTKFNQVVKLSLEANSLQLRCLDFDHSFPKFNNLKWLILTVGGATDNTPLGVTPFLQASPYLEMFEIKIKWYDTRIYDRTIISLWFHSPFQHLKVVRYEGYLGGRADEEFTNYLLEYSLALEKFIISPFYDHKSSKVERRARSRAWRQLQGKFPQGVELVIL from the exons ATGGAGGAGACGTTTTGCCTGTTGCCGTTGTTGTCAGAGTATgagcaaaataataataattgctaCTCCAGCCATATAGATATAGTAATGGAGGATAGGCTTTCTCAGTTGCCGGATGAAATTCTTGTATCAATTCTTTCTCAGTTGACATTGAGAGAAGCGGTACGCGCAAGTTCCCTTTCAAGTCGATGGCGATACCTTTGGATGCATGTCACACGTCTAAACTTTGATGTAATCTCAAAGTTTCCATATAAAACGCGGACAAATTCAGATTTTCTTAAAAAGGAAAGGCTGAGGAATATCAATTGTATTAATCAAGTTCTGAATTTACACACATCTCATACTTTAGAAGAATTCAATCTCTGTTTTCCTTTTGAAAATAGTTTCAAATATGAAATTGATAAGTGGCTCAAGTTGGCATCATCAAAGAAGTTCGAAAGCCTTAAACTATTCTTGCCAGTCAAATATTGGTTAAAACATGATCGATATTCCATTCCCATTGAACTTTTAAATCACGGTAGTGGTGATGCTTCACTCTTTGGCTTCGGGGCTCTCAAAAGTCTAACTCTAGAAAGTATTGATGTGTGCAATCAAGTTGCCAATTTGTTTCTCTCCAACTGCCCTCTTCTTGAACAATTATCTATAAGATATTCTCGGGTATTGAAGCATTTGGAAATTGGTCCTTCCCTCAAGTTGAAGCATTTGGAGATATATTTATGCGAGATAGATTACTTGGAGATCTGTAATGCCAATCTTATCTCTTTTAGTTTTATGGGAACGGAGGAAACAAACTTGCGTCTAGAGAATGTTTCTTCAGTTGTTAACCTTCAGCTTAAGGTTTTTCATGGATCGCTTCTTAGACCCGTTGATTTGATTACGACAAAATTCAACCAAGTGGTGAAGCTTTCACTTGAAGCTAATTCTCTCCAATTGAGG TGTCTTGATTTTGATCATTCTTTTCCGAAATTCAACAACCTCAAATGGCTTATACTGACTGTTGGCGGCGCTACGGATAATACTCCACTTGGAGTTACTCCCTTTCTGCAGGCATCTCCATACCTCGAAATGTTCGAGATCAAG attaAGTGGTATGATACAAGGATCTATGATAGAACTATTATATCCCTATGGTTTCACAGTCCGTTCCAACATCTCAAAGTGGTCAGATATGAAGGTTATCTTGGGGGTAGAGCTGATGAAGAATTTACAAATTACCTTCTTGAATATTCTTTAGCGCTCGAGAAATTCATCATTAGTCCTTTTTACGATCATAAGAGTTCCAAAGTTGAGCGAAGAGCCAGAAGTCGGGCTTGGCGGCAGCTACAAGGAAAATTTCCCCAAGGAGTCGAGCTGGTGATCCTTTAA